TAAATTAATAAAAGTCTAAAGCATCTGAAAACCCTCACTCTTAGAACCAACGGGAACTGTTAGAGCTGCTCAAGCAAGCTTCTTCTCCCGCTCTTATAAGTAGTAGGACAACAGACGCGCAGTGTCGGTCACCTGTACCTAGCCATTATGATCGACGAGGATGGGCGCATTCCAAGCCAAGGCAGAGGAGATATCCTGTGTGCGGCGATAAGCCGCTGACTGATAGAAAAAGACCTACCCAAATGGATGCGCTTCGGTTTCCTTTAACAGTAAAATGAAAGGCTCCTCCGCATCTGTTATCCTTTGTAGCCACCTAGTTGCGATCTGCATGGCTTCTTCTTTCATGATCGTACGGCTGCCTGAGGGGGCCAAGGTAACGCATTGACAGCTGCCACTCGCTCACTAGCTTATGGCCACTATGCGAAGATCCGCTGGCCTTGACACGGTGTCACCGATCTTAAGCAGCTACCAAGTAGTAGCCAACAGATAACGTGCTGAGAAGGAGCGTGGCTGTTGCAGAACTCGCCGCGCGAACAAGCTAACTAGGTTTTTGCGGCCTTTCGTGCGGTTACGCCGGGTGCGTCGCCCACAGCGCAGTAAAAGCGGTGGTGCAGGTGGTGGCAGGGGTAATACGATGGCCATTCTTAGTTGCTGCTCGGGTGAGTAGCGCAGGAGCTTCTTGAGGTTGTACGCGATAGCGGCGAGCAGCATGGACTTATGGGCACCCGCTCGTCCCCGCACATTGATTCGGCGCAAGCCATAGTGGTGGAGCAAGTTGCCGAAGACCGGCTCCACCGTCCGCTGACGCACCCGGCGCATGCGCTGG
This genomic interval from Hymenobacter sp. GOD-10R contains the following:
- a CDS encoding transposase, whose amino-acid sequence is MRRVRQRTVEPVFGNLLHHYGLRRINVRGRAGAHKSMLLAAIAYNLKKLLRYSPEQQLRMAIVLPLPPPAPPLLLRCGRRTRRNRTKGRKNLVSLFARRVLQQPRSFSARYLLATTW